One Luoshenia tenuis DNA window includes the following coding sequences:
- the fabD gene encoding ACP S-malonyltransferase — MGKIAFVFAGQGAQYTGMGQSLYACSPAAKEVFDRAEAIRPGTIRQCFEGDKETLGQTINTQPCLFTVDYACAAAAKEAGISPQGAAGFSLGEVAAVAYCGVLDFEAAFRLVCRRAELMDDCAKQNPGAMAAILRLTPEQVTDACEGFDAVFPVNYNSPQQTVVSGSAQQLDAYIEKVTALGGRAMKLPVSGGFHSPFMAQAAKGLASYMAGLEMAEPALPLYANYDAAPYCAVRAKELLALQVQSPVRWQKTVENMMAEGFDTFVEVGAGKTLCGLIRKIAPQAQVYQVENEQTLLAAGQALAGGERC, encoded by the coding sequence ATGGGTAAAATAGCCTTTGTGTTTGCCGGCCAGGGCGCACAGTATACGGGGATGGGTCAGTCCCTGTACGCATGCAGCCCTGCGGCTAAAGAAGTATTTGACCGGGCGGAGGCGATCCGCCCCGGCACCATCCGTCAGTGTTTTGAGGGCGATAAAGAGACGTTGGGGCAGACCATCAATACCCAGCCTTGTCTGTTTACGGTGGATTACGCCTGCGCAGCAGCGGCAAAAGAGGCCGGCATCTCGCCGCAGGGGGCGGCCGGTTTTTCGCTGGGCGAGGTGGCGGCCGTGGCGTATTGCGGCGTATTGGATTTTGAGGCCGCATTTCGTTTGGTCTGCCGCCGGGCGGAGCTGATGGACGATTGCGCCAAGCAGAATCCCGGCGCTATGGCGGCGATCCTGCGGCTGACCCCGGAACAGGTGACCGACGCCTGTGAGGGGTTTGATGCGGTTTTCCCCGTCAACTATAACAGCCCCCAGCAGACCGTAGTTTCGGGCAGCGCGCAGCAGCTGGACGCCTATATTGAAAAGGTGACTGCGCTGGGCGGCAGGGCGATGAAGCTACCGGTCAGCGGCGGGTTCCATTCGCCCTTTATGGCGCAGGCCGCTAAGGGCCTTGCCAGCTATATGGCCGGGCTTGAAATGGCCGAGCCGGCCCTGCCGCTTTACGCCAATTACGATGCGGCGCCCTACTGCGCCGTCAGGGCGAAGGAACTGCTGGCCCTGCAGGTGCAAAGCCCGGTGCGTTGGCAAAAAACAGTAGAAAATATGATGGCTGAGGGGTTTGATACCTTTGTGGAGGTGGGCGCGGGCAAAACGCTTTGCGGCCTGATCCGCAAGATCGCCCCGCAGGCACAGGTATATCAGGTGGAAAACGAGCAGACCCTGCTGGCCGCAGGGCAGGCCCTGGCAGGAGGAGAGAGATGTTAA
- a CDS encoding nitronate monooxygenase, translating into MIKTPICELFGIEYPIFQGGMAWVSDASLAGAVSAGGGLGIISAMNMPGEALRSEIRTCRAHTDKPFGVNIMLMSPSAPEQAQVVLEEKVPVVTTGAGLPSKFIKGWVAAGIKVVPVVPSTAIARMVERMGACAVIAEGGESGGHVGDLTTMALLPQVCDAVQVPVLGAGGIADGRGIAAAFMLGAQGVQCGTRFLSAFECTIHENYKKKVLEARDIDTIATGKRLGHPVRSLKNPFSRKFFEMEYDAGVTNEELEQYGTGALRLAAREGDEERGCFMAGQIAAMVKKEQPAAEIISEMFGQAEQILLGATKWVK; encoded by the coding sequence ATGATCAAAACGCCGATTTGTGAATTGTTCGGCATCGAGTATCCGATCTTTCAGGGCGGCATGGCCTGGGTATCGGATGCATCGCTGGCGGGTGCGGTATCCGCAGGCGGGGGCCTGGGCATCATCTCGGCTATGAATATGCCGGGCGAGGCGCTGCGCAGCGAGATACGCACCTGCCGGGCGCATACGGATAAGCCCTTTGGCGTGAACATTATGCTGATGAGCCCCAGCGCCCCGGAGCAGGCCCAGGTGGTGCTGGAGGAAAAGGTGCCGGTCGTTACCACTGGGGCGGGGCTGCCCTCCAAGTTTATTAAAGGATGGGTGGCCGCGGGCATCAAAGTGGTGCCGGTGGTGCCCTCAACCGCCATTGCGCGGATGGTAGAGCGCATGGGGGCCTGCGCTGTGATCGCCGAGGGCGGCGAATCCGGCGGGCATGTGGGCGATTTGACCACCATGGCGCTGCTGCCCCAGGTTTGCGATGCGGTGCAGGTGCCTGTATTGGGCGCCGGCGGCATTGCCGATGGGCGGGGGATCGCCGCGGCCTTTATGCTGGGCGCCCAGGGCGTACAGTGCGGCACGCGCTTTCTCTCGGCATTCGAGTGCACGATCCATGAGAATTATAAAAAGAAGGTGCTGGAGGCCCGAGATATCGACACCATCGCCACGGGCAAGCGATTGGGGCATCCGGTGCGCTCGCTCAAAAATCCCTTTAGCCGCAAGTTCTTTGAGATGGAGTACGACGCGGGCGTGACCAATGAGGAGCTAGAGCAGTACGGCACCGGCGCGCTGCGCCTGGCCGCCCGGGAGGGGGACGAGGAGCGCGGATGCTTTATGGCCGGGCAGATTGCGGCCATGGTGAAGAAAGAACAGCCTGCCGCCGAGATCATTAGCGAAATGTTCGGCCAGGCAGAGCAGATTTTGTTGGGAGCGACAAAATGGGTAAAATAG
- a CDS encoding acyl carrier protein produces the protein MTFEKVAQILADYKGIDVSEVKGESTFAELGLDSLDTVELIMSIEDTFGVSIEMDENLKCVNDIVALIDAGK, from the coding sequence ATGACTTTTGAAAAAGTGGCACAGATTCTGGCGGATTATAAGGGCATCGACGTTTCCGAGGTAAAGGGTGAGAGCACGTTTGCCGAGCTGGGGCTGGACAGCCTGGATACGGTAGAGCTGATCATGTCCATTGAGGATACCTTTGGCGTATCCATCGAGATGGATGAGAACCTCAAGTGCGTCAACGATATCGTGGCGCTGATCGACGCGGGGAAATAA
- a CDS encoding beta-ketoacyl-ACP synthase III yields MLRITGTGSALPETIVDNEALTGFLDTSDEWIRTRTGILQRHVTGDETLEELAIASARRAIDNAGISPEQIDMILCSSALHTYLTPGLSCIVQGAIGAPSCPCMDLNAACAGFLYALDVAQAYFMAGKAETILIVCAEETSCMVDWTDRATCVLFGDGAGSVIVQKGGQMGPVKMSTRCAPEFLQARLAPGNSPYKKNKLEPMPLYMNGQEVYKFAVSSSTADLRDVMAKAELTADDVRYFLLHQANMRILEAVRTRLKQPPEKFPHCIERCGNTSSASIPIILDELNRAGKINDGDWLAMSAFGAGLTNAACMLRWG; encoded by the coding sequence GTGTTAAGAATAACCGGAACCGGCAGCGCGCTGCCCGAAACGATCGTAGACAACGAGGCGTTGACCGGGTTTTTGGATACCAGCGACGAATGGATCCGTACCCGCACCGGCATTTTACAGCGCCACGTAACGGGGGATGAAACCCTGGAGGAGCTGGCCATTGCCTCGGCGCGCAGGGCGATCGACAACGCGGGCATCTCGCCCGAGCAGATCGATATGATCCTGTGCTCCAGCGCCCTGCATACCTATTTGACGCCGGGTTTAAGCTGCATCGTGCAGGGGGCGATAGGTGCGCCCTCCTGTCCGTGTATGGATCTAAACGCCGCGTGCGCCGGTTTTTTATACGCCCTGGACGTGGCACAGGCCTATTTTATGGCGGGCAAGGCGGAGACCATCCTCATCGTGTGCGCGGAGGAGACCAGTTGCATGGTGGATTGGACCGACCGGGCCACTTGCGTGCTGTTTGGCGATGGGGCTGGCAGCGTGATCGTCCAAAAGGGCGGACAGATGGGCCCGGTCAAGATGAGTACCCGCTGCGCGCCGGAGTTTTTGCAGGCGCGCCTGGCGCCGGGCAACAGCCCCTATAAAAAGAATAAGCTGGAACCCATGCCGCTGTATATGAACGGGCAGGAGGTCTATAAATTTGCGGTCTCCTCCTCTACGGCGGACCTGCGGGATGTGATGGCCAAAGCGGAGCTTACGGCGGATGACGTGCGCTACTTTTTACTGCACCAGGCCAATATGCGGATATTAGAGGCGGTACGCACGCGGCTTAAGCAGCCGCCCGAGAAGTTCCCCCACTGTATCGAGCGCTGTGGGAACACCTCTTCGGCAAGCATCCCCATTATCTTAGATGAACTGAACCGGGCGGGTAAGATCAACGATGGCGATTGGCTGGCCATGAGCGCCTTTGGCGCGGGATTGACCAACGCGGCATGCATGCTGCGCTGGGGCTAA
- a CDS encoding MarR family winged helix-turn-helix transcriptional regulator, translated as MLDVYSQQLNDLLVDSYRALQKVEEKMVKGTQSIDLSISEMHMLEITGKYGEEGCTISDLAQELQITLPSVTVAIKKLERKGYVQKIKSEQDARRVHVVPTRAGRRMNAVHRYFHEQMVRAFIREISEEEKPALLKAMQNLNAFLEKNMDRMDGAANKGQGD; from the coding sequence ATGTTGGACGTTTACTCACAACAGCTTAACGACCTGCTGGTAGATTCCTATCGCGCCCTGCAAAAGGTCGAAGAGAAGATGGTCAAGGGGACCCAGAGCATCGACCTTTCCATCAGCGAGATGCACATGCTGGAGATCACGGGCAAATACGGCGAGGAAGGCTGCACCATCAGCGACCTGGCACAGGAGCTGCAGATCACCCTGCCGTCGGTGACGGTGGCCATTAAAAAGCTGGAACGCAAGGGATACGTGCAAAAGATCAAAAGCGAGCAGGATGCCCGGCGGGTTCACGTGGTGCCCACCCGCGCCGGCCGCAGGATGAACGCGGTGCACCGCTATTTTCACGAGCAGATGGTGCGCGCCTTTATCCGCGAGATCAGCGAGGAGGAAAAGCCCGCGCTGCTCAAGGCCATGCAGAACCTGAACGCCTTTTTGGAAAAGAACATGGATCGGATGGATGGCGCCGCGAATAAGGGCCAAGGCGATTAA
- a CDS encoding sugar phosphate isomerase/epimerase family protein codes for MGKVRFGVCQWCIPAQGVQAIALASELGFAGVEMDMGIGKPGLELREEAVLDAFIAAKEKTGMAYPALALNGIEMNRPQVEEETRTLILRAAQIARQLGADTLQMPSFGSAQMEDEADFEQSVKALRFACDQAPDLQIGSENTLGIQGNQRLLEQVNRDNFFIYYDGANIENIRREDGAAFYTQMAGAIRQAHAKDLYLAQPWQKARPAVLGQGECRAQEILETMRALDFSGWIFVENGHEGERLKKDLHVLKRCFD; via the coding sequence TTGGGTAAGGTAAGGTTTGGCGTATGCCAGTGGTGCATACCGGCGCAGGGGGTGCAGGCCATCGCATTGGCCAGCGAATTGGGCTTTGCGGGCGTTGAGATGGATATGGGGATCGGAAAGCCCGGGTTGGAGCTGCGGGAAGAAGCGGTGCTTGACGCCTTTATCGCCGCGAAGGAAAAAACGGGCATGGCCTACCCGGCGCTGGCGCTCAACGGGATTGAGATGAACCGGCCCCAGGTCGAGGAGGAGACGCGGACGCTGATCCTCAGGGCGGCGCAGATCGCCCGGCAGCTGGGTGCGGATACGCTGCAAATGCCCTCCTTTGGCAGCGCGCAGATGGAGGACGAGGCCGATTTTGAGCAGAGCGTAAAGGCCCTGCGCTTTGCCTGCGACCAGGCGCCGGATCTGCAGATCGGCAGCGAAAACACCTTGGGCATCCAGGGCAACCAGCGGCTTTTGGAACAGGTGAACCGGGATAACTTTTTTATCTATTATGATGGAGCGAACATCGAGAACATCCGCCGGGAGGACGGCGCGGCGTTTTACACCCAGATGGCCGGCGCAATACGCCAGGCCCATGCCAAAGACCTGTACCTGGCCCAGCCCTGGCAAAAAGCGCGGCCCGCGGTACTGGGCCAGGGCGAATGCCGCGCGCAGGAGATATTGGAGACCATGCGCGCGCTGGATTTTTCAGGATGGATATTTGTAGAAAACGGGCATGAAGGGGAACGGCTGAAAAAGGATCTGCACGTTTTGAAGCGCTGTTTTGACTAG
- a CDS encoding elongation factor G has product MYKTIGILAHVDAGKTTLSEQILYHARAIRAPGRVDHQDTLLDYRPTERRRGITIFGAQASFTLGGTQYALVDTPGHVDFAAEMERALCVLDVAVVVVSCVEGVQAHTETICQMLTERGIPTFFFLNKVDREGADAGRTLKQIQERCAPGALDFTGGYTRTLIEELAQLDDELLERYLDGGFDEALWQARAGVLIAAGRVCPCYAGSALGGSGVAAFLQGLEGLTHTRFDAEGPLQARAYQVRHDEKGNRLVFLKILRGRLQVKDAVGEEKIDELFFCQGERRIPSREAVAGQLCAVKGLSQIRPGDGIGLPALEERAFRPALAARVIYERHRLHEVLRALKTLEDEEPLLAVTWQETLQEMRVNVMGPIQLEVLAEQLQSRFGLTVTFGPCEVLYLETVAAPTVGCGHFEPLRHYAEVHLRLEPGARGSGITFKSACPVDLLEQNWQNLIRTHVLEKQHKGPLTGAGLTDTIVTLLAGRAHEKHTEGGDFREATYRAIRQGLFHAEVTLLEPVYAFRIAVPSPLAGRVMADISRMQGCFDPPQDDGESALIAGEAPVANMMEYAAELAAFTKGRGRISQKLAGYRPCHNADEVIARSGYERDRDEANTADSVFCSHGAGYRVRWDEAPAHMHCKL; this is encoded by the coding sequence TTGTACAAGACCATTGGCATCCTGGCGCATGTGGACGCGGGAAAGACCACGCTGTCTGAGCAGATCCTCTACCACGCCAGGGCGATACGCGCACCAGGGCGGGTGGACCACCAGGATACATTGCTGGATTACCGCCCGACCGAGCGCCGGCGCGGCATCACCATATTTGGCGCGCAGGCCTCCTTTACCCTGGGGGGTACGCAATATGCCCTGGTGGATACCCCGGGACACGTGGATTTTGCAGCGGAGATGGAGCGCGCGCTCTGCGTTTTAGATGTGGCGGTGGTCGTGGTCAGCTGTGTGGAAGGGGTACAGGCCCATACGGAGACCATTTGCCAGATGCTGACGGAGCGCGGGATCCCCACCTTCTTTTTTCTGAATAAAGTGGATCGCGAGGGGGCGGATGCCGGGCGCACGCTGAAACAGATTCAAGAGCGGTGCGCGCCTGGCGCGCTGGACTTTACCGGCGGCTATACCCGGACGCTGATCGAGGAGCTGGCGCAGCTGGACGACGAGCTGCTGGAGCGCTATCTGGACGGCGGTTTTGACGAGGCGCTATGGCAGGCGCGCGCGGGCGTGCTGATCGCCGCGGGCCGGGTTTGCCCCTGCTACGCGGGCAGCGCACTGGGCGGTAGCGGCGTAGCCGCGTTTTTGCAGGGACTGGAGGGGCTGACCCACACCCGTTTTGACGCGGAGGGGCCGCTGCAGGCCCGGGCCTATCAGGTCCGCCACGATGAAAAGGGAAATCGACTGGTATTTTTAAAGATCCTGCGCGGCCGTCTCCAGGTTAAGGATGCGGTGGGGGAGGAGAAGATCGACGAGCTGTTCTTCTGTCAGGGAGAGCGGCGCATCCCATCCCGCGAGGCCGTGGCCGGGCAGCTATGCGCCGTCAAAGGCCTGTCGCAGATCCGGCCGGGGGATGGGATCGGCCTGCCCGCGCTGGAAGAAAGGGCGTTTCGCCCGGCTCTGGCGGCCAGGGTGATCTATGAGCGCCATCGTCTCCACGAGGTGTTGCGCGCCCTTAAGACCCTGGAGGATGAGGAACCCCTGCTGGCGGTGACCTGGCAGGAAACGTTGCAGGAGATGCGGGTGAACGTGATGGGTCCCATCCAGCTGGAGGTATTGGCCGAACAGCTGCAAAGCCGCTTTGGGCTTACGGTAACCTTTGGCCCCTGCGAGGTATTATATCTTGAAACGGTGGCGGCCCCTACCGTGGGGTGCGGGCATTTTGAACCCCTGCGCCATTACGCAGAGGTGCACCTGCGTCTGGAGCCGGGGGCGCGGGGCAGCGGCATCACCTTTAAAAGCGCCTGCCCGGTAGACCTGCTGGAGCAGAACTGGCAGAACCTGATCCGCACGCACGTGCTGGAAAAGCAGCACAAAGGGCCGCTTACCGGGGCGGGGCTGACGGACACCATCGTAACGCTGCTGGCGGGCCGGGCGCACGAAAAGCATACCGAGGGCGGGGACTTCCGCGAGGCTACCTACAGGGCTATCCGACAGGGGCTTTTTCACGCGGAGGTAACGCTTTTAGAGCCGGTGTACGCCTTTCGGATCGCGGTGCCCTCGCCCCTGGCCGGGCGGGTGATGGCGGACATCAGCCGGATGCAAGGCTGCTTTGACCCGCCGCAGGACGACGGAGAGAGCGCCCTGATCGCCGGTGAGGCGCCGGTGGCCAATATGATGGAATATGCGGCCGAGCTGGCGGCCTTTACCAAGGGGCGGGGGCGGATCAGCCAAAAGCTGGCGGGCTACCGGCCCTGTCACAATGCCGATGAGGTGATCGCCCGCAGCGGATATGAGCGGGACAGGGATGAAGCCAATACGGCCGATTCGGTCTTTTGCTCGCACGGCGCGGGCTACCGGGTGCGCTGGGATGAGGCGCCGGCGCACATGCACTGTAAATTATAA
- a CDS encoding LexA family protein yields MQHLKELRKAHKINQQALASHMGVARSTISMWESGASQPDNAALQRLAAYFHVSIDYLLGFSEEGRGVKVPVLGNVAAGIPIEVVENIIDYEEISTDLAATGEFFALQIHGTSMEPRIMDGDVVIVRKQPEVENGQIAIVLVNGYDATCKRLMREKDGIRLVSFNPNFPPMHYSSEEVANLPIRVLGRVVELRGKF; encoded by the coding sequence ATGCAGCATTTAAAAGAATTGCGCAAGGCCCACAAAATCAATCAGCAGGCGCTGGCCAGCCATATGGGGGTGGCCCGCTCTACCATATCCATGTGGGAGTCCGGCGCCAGCCAGCCGGATAACGCCGCGCTGCAGCGGCTGGCAGCCTATTTCCACGTTTCCATCGATTATCTTTTGGGCTTTTCGGAAGAAGGGCGGGGCGTCAAGGTACCGGTGCTGGGCAACGTAGCGGCCGGCATACCCATCGAGGTGGTGGAAAATATTATCGATTATGAAGAGATCTCTACCGATCTGGCGGCAACGGGCGAATTTTTCGCGTTGCAGATCCACGGCACCAGCATGGAGCCACGCATTATGGACGGGGATGTGGTGATCGTGCGCAAGCAGCCGGAGGTGGAAAACGGGCAGATCGCCATCGTCCTGGTCAATGGTTATGATGCGACCTGCAAGCGCCTGATGCGTGAAAAAGACGGCATCCGTCTGGTCTCCTTTAACCCCAATTTCCCACCCATGCACTATTCCAGCGAGGAGGTGGCCAACCTCCCTATCCGCGTACTGGGCCGGGTGGTAGAGCTGCGGGGCAAATTTTAG
- a CDS encoding SPFH domain-containing protein, with product MGLIKAIGGAIGGVMADQWREYFYCEALPADVLVTKGVKRTNARSSNTRASENIITNGSVVAVNEGQFMMIVDQGKVVEFCAEPGEFLYDASTEPSMLYGGFGKGLMDSFKLVGKRFTFGADTGKDQRVYYVNTKEIIGNKYGTATPVPFRVVDQNIGLDIDIAIRCYGEYSYKIVDPLLFYANVSGNVERAYNRGQIDSQLKTELMTALQPAFAKISALGVRYSALPGHTSEIAEALNEELSDKWRDLRGIAVASFGVSSVSASEEDENMIKELQRTAVMRNPTMAAATMVGAQADAMRAAAANPNAGPVMAFAGMNMAANAGGMNAANLFQMGQEQATAAQQPASGQPEAEGSRWDCSCGATGNAGKFCPSCGAKKPEPKPEGWNCACGSTGNTGKFCAQCGAKRPDEDGWTCTCGTVNKGKFCMECGKKKPAGVPVYRCDKCGWEPEDKTHPPKFCPECGDRFDDEDQVDPS from the coding sequence ATGGGCTTGATTAAAGCTATCGGTGGCGCTATCGGCGGCGTAATGGCCGACCAGTGGCGGGAATATTTTTACTGCGAAGCCTTACCGGCAGACGTGTTGGTGACCAAGGGCGTCAAACGCACCAACGCCCGCAGCTCCAATACCCGTGCCAGCGAAAATATCATTACCAACGGTTCGGTGGTGGCCGTAAACGAAGGGCAGTTTATGATGATCGTCGACCAGGGCAAGGTGGTAGAGTTCTGCGCCGAGCCGGGCGAGTTTCTGTACGACGCCAGTACCGAGCCCAGCATGCTGTACGGCGGCTTTGGCAAGGGGCTGATGGATTCTTTTAAACTGGTAGGCAAGCGCTTTACCTTTGGCGCGGATACCGGCAAAGATCAGCGGGTCTACTATGTCAATACCAAGGAGATCATCGGCAATAAGTACGGCACGGCTACGCCGGTGCCCTTCCGGGTGGTGGATCAGAACATCGGGCTGGATATCGATATCGCCATCCGCTGCTATGGGGAATACTCCTATAAAATCGTCGATCCGCTGCTTTTCTACGCCAACGTTTCCGGCAATGTGGAGCGCGCCTATAACCGCGGCCAGATCGATAGCCAGTTAAAGACCGAGTTGATGACGGCGCTTCAGCCGGCATTTGCCAAAATATCCGCTTTGGGCGTGCGCTACAGCGCCCTGCCCGGCCATACCTCCGAGATCGCCGAGGCCCTTAACGAAGAGCTCTCGGATAAGTGGCGTGATCTGCGCGGTATCGCCGTTGCATCTTTTGGCGTCAGTTCCGTTTCCGCCTCGGAAGAGGACGAGAACATGATCAAAGAGCTCCAGCGCACCGCCGTTATGCGCAACCCCACCATGGCGGCGGCTACCATGGTGGGCGCCCAGGCAGACGCCATGCGCGCCGCCGCGGCCAACCCCAACGCGGGCCCCGTCATGGCCTTTGCCGGGATGAATATGGCTGCCAATGCCGGCGGGATGAACGCTGCAAACCTTTTCCAGATGGGACAGGAGCAGGCTACAGCCGCCCAGCAGCCCGCCTCCGGGCAGCCTGAGGCCGAAGGCAGCCGGTGGGATTGCAGTTGCGGCGCTACCGGCAACGCCGGTAAGTTCTGCCCTTCCTGCGGCGCGAAAAAGCCGGAGCCCAAACCGGAAGGCTGGAATTGCGCCTGCGGCTCCACCGGCAATACCGGTAAATTCTGCGCGCAATGCGGCGCGAAACGGCCGGATGAGGATGGTTGGACTTGCACCTGCGGCACCGTCAACAAGGGCAAGTTCTGCATGGAGTGCGGCAAAAAGAAACCCGCCGGCGTACCGGTCTACCGCTGCGACAAGTGCGGCTGGGAGCCGGAGGATAAAACGCATCCGCCCAAGTTCTGCCCCGAGTGTGGTGACCGGTTTGACGATGAGGATCAGGTAGACCCCAGTTAA
- a CDS encoding DJ-1/PfpI family protein: MRYQGKRVAIIVDTGTHDHEFWFPYYRFLEEGAQVVVAGLEPGQVLGEGVNGKDGLPIPVDCKIDELQAEEIDLLFLPGGIYGPLRLRMCQPLIELVRACHARGTLICSICHAPWILISAGLVQGRTIACPPDIAVDIENAGGVPTQEPAVLDGGILSSVYFGRLPEMFALLNQNWPA; the protein is encoded by the coding sequence ATGCGCTATCAGGGCAAGCGGGTGGCCATCATCGTGGATACGGGTACGCACGACCACGAATTTTGGTTCCCGTACTATCGCTTTTTAGAGGAGGGGGCCCAGGTCGTCGTGGCGGGGCTGGAGCCCGGCCAGGTACTGGGGGAGGGTGTAAACGGAAAAGACGGGCTGCCCATCCCGGTAGATTGCAAGATCGATGAACTGCAGGCGGAGGAGATCGATCTGCTGTTTTTGCCCGGCGGGATCTACGGGCCGCTGCGGCTGAGGATGTGCCAGCCGCTGATCGAGCTGGTGCGCGCCTGCCATGCGCGGGGAACGCTGATCTGCTCGATCTGCCACGCGCCCTGGATTTTGATCTCGGCGGGGCTGGTGCAGGGGCGCACCATTGCCTGCCCGCCGGACATCGCGGTGGACATTGAAAACGCCGGCGGCGTACCCACGCAGGAGCCCGCGGTGCTGGATGGAGGGATCTTAAGCAGTGTTTATTTTGGACGGCTGCCGGAGATGTTTGCACTGTTGAACCAAAACTGGCCTGCATAA
- the pdxS gene encoding pyridoxal 5'-phosphate synthase lyase subunit PdxS — protein sequence MDERLTLNKNLAQMLKGGVIMDVTNVAQAKIAQEAGAVAVMALERVPADIRKQGGVARMSDPKMIREIQEAVTIPVMAKVRIGHIVEAQILEALAVDYIDESEVLTPADDAYHLDKRAFKVPFVCGARNLGEALRRIGEGASMIRTKGEAGTGNVVEAVRHMRTMMAEIRALTHMPSEELMTYAKEHGAPYELVCQVAREGKLPVVNFAAGGIATPADAALMMQLGSEGVFVGSGIFKSADPEKRARAIVKATAFYNDPSVLAQVSQGIGEAMKGKDLGEIPPEERLAERGW from the coding sequence ATGGATGAACGTTTGACACTCAACAAAAACCTGGCGCAGATGCTTAAAGGCGGCGTCATTATGGATGTGACCAATGTAGCGCAAGCTAAGATCGCCCAGGAGGCGGGCGCGGTGGCCGTAATGGCGCTGGAACGGGTGCCTGCGGATATCCGCAAGCAGGGCGGCGTAGCGCGGATGAGCGACCCGAAGATGATCCGCGAGATCCAGGAAGCGGTGACCATTCCCGTAATGGCTAAAGTACGCATCGGCCATATCGTAGAGGCGCAGATTCTGGAGGCGCTCGCGGTAGACTACATCGACGAGAGCGAGGTGCTTACCCCCGCGGACGATGCCTACCATCTGGATAAGCGCGCTTTTAAGGTTCCCTTTGTCTGCGGCGCCCGCAACCTTGGCGAGGCCCTGCGCCGCATTGGAGAGGGCGCCAGCATGATCCGCACCAAAGGCGAGGCCGGAACCGGCAATGTGGTCGAGGCCGTGCGCCATATGCGCACGATGATGGCCGAGATCCGCGCCCTGACCCATATGCCAAGCGAAGAGCTGATGACCTATGCCAAAGAACACGGCGCCCCTTACGAGCTGGTCTGCCAGGTCGCCCGGGAGGGCAAGCTCCCCGTGGTCAACTTTGCCGCCGGCGGTATCGCCACCCCAGCCGACGCGGCGCTGATGATGCAGCTGGGCAGCGAGGGAGTGTTTGTTGGCTCGGGCATCTTCAAGTCCGCCGATCCGGAAAAGCGAGCCCGCGCCATCGTCAAGGCCACCGCTTTTTATAACGATCCTAGCGTACTGGCGCAGGTAAGCCAGGGCATTGGCGAGGCTATGAAGGGCAAAGACCTGGGCGAGATCCCGCCCGAGGAGCGCCTAGCCGAGCGGGGTTGGTAG
- the pdxT gene encoding pyridoxal 5'-phosphate synthase glutaminase subunit PdxT codes for MAPVKKIGVLALQGSVAEHLAMLEALPQISALPVKTPEDLRQIDGLILPGGESTTIGKLLRIFGLQVPLQARIASGLPVWGTCAGAILLASEVCGETAHLGCMDIAIRRNAFGTQLDSFRCATPVAGIPGGPLPMVFIRAPWIEKTWGRAYPLAEVKGHIVAARQDNLLATSFHPELTDDLRMHRYFADMVLSQS; via the coding sequence ATGGCTCCGGTAAAGAAGATCGGCGTTCTGGCGCTACAGGGTTCTGTGGCCGAACACCTGGCCATGCTGGAGGCCCTGCCCCAGATCAGTGCCCTTCCCGTCAAAACGCCGGAGGATCTGCGCCAGATCGACGGGCTGATCCTGCCGGGCGGCGAGAGCACCACTATCGGCAAACTGCTGCGCATCTTTGGCCTGCAGGTCCCGCTTCAGGCGCGCATTGCCTCTGGCTTGCCGGTTTGGGGCACCTGCGCCGGCGCCATCCTGCTGGCCAGCGAGGTGTGCGGCGAAACAGCGCACCTTGGTTGTATGGATATCGCTATCCGCCGCAACGCCTTTGGCACCCAGCTGGATAGTTTCCGCTGTGCCACCCCGGTGGCCGGCATCCCGGGCGGGCCATTGCCCATGGTTTTTATCCGGGCCCCTTGGATCGAAAAAACCTGGGGGCGGGCTTATCCGCTTGCTGAAGTGAAGGGCCACATCGTCGCCGCGCGGCAGGATAATCTGCTGGCCACCTCCTTTCACCCGGAGCTGACGGACGATCTGCGGATGCACCGCTATTTTGCGGATATGGTTCTGTCTCAGTCCTAA